The Leptolyngbya sp. 'hensonii' sequence TGGGCTTCAAGGACTGCGATAGAGATGGTGTAACAGATCCAGGTCTACATAGGTGGTCCATCCGACTTGGCCAGAGAGCACCGTAAAGGACTGGCCCAAATCCCCCAGATGATCAAGGACCAGAACTGCCCCTGAAAAATCATGGTCTTTGGTGTAATCGTTGATTGTAATCACAGTCTTTAGTCGGGCTTGCAAGGAGGATTGCAGGCCGTTGTAGGAATCCTCAAAGGCCAGACAATCTTCCGGCTTCAGGCGCATCTTGTCTAGGGCATAAAAATAAATATCGGGTGCCGGTTTTTTGGCTGGAACAATATCTCCTGCAGCAATGACCTCAAACCAGGAGGGACCATCAGGGGCCAGGGCATTTTCCAGTAAGGCGGTGACATTGGCAGGGGTGGTGGTTGTGGCGATCGCCAGCCGCATTCCCTGGGATTTGGCCTCTTCCAGCAAGCGTTTCACACCTGGGCGCAAGGGAATGCTTCCCTCTGCCAAAAGTTGAGTGTAATGCCGGGTTTTGGCCGCATGAAGTTGGGCAATC is a genomic window containing:
- a CDS encoding HAD family hydrolase codes for the protein MPELKALIFDVDGTLADTERDGHRVAFNRAFAEAGLDWNWSVELYGKLLEVTGGKERMQHYLDKYRSDYRQPANIKDLIAQLHAAKTRHYTQLLAEGSIPLRPGVKRLLEEAKSQGMRLAIATTTTPANVTALLENALAPDGPSWFEVIAAGDIVPAKKPAPDIYFYALDKMRLKPEDCLAFEDSYNGLQSSLQARLKTVITINDYTKDHDFSGAVLVLDHLGDLGQSFTVLSGQVGWTTYVDLDLLHHLYRSP